One Pedomonas mirosovicensis genomic region harbors:
- the mgrA gene encoding L-glyceraldehyde 3-phosphate reductase — MLNPMPYTADPQRYDGRMPYRRCGRSGLDLPAISLGLWQNFGGVDCFETGRAVLRRAFDRGVTHFDLANNYGPPYGSAEENFGRILKADFAAHRDELVISTKAGWDMWPGPYGGIGGSRKYLIASLDQSLKRMGLDYVDIFYSHRVDPKTPLEETMGALAHIHRQGKALYVGISSYSPELTRQAHAILKAEGVPLLIHQPSYSMLNRWIEGGLLDTLGDLGVGCIAFSPLAQGMLTNKYLNGVPEDARVTKGRSLREGMLSSENIERIRQLDAIARARGQTLAQMAIAWVLREPRVTSALIGARTVAQLDDSLDALKNLAFTEEELRRIDAYAIDGGIDLWEVSARLTLADMV, encoded by the coding sequence ATGCTTAATCCCATGCCCTATACCGCCGATCCTCAACGCTATGATGGCCGGATGCCCTACCGCCGCTGCGGGCGCAGCGGGCTCGACCTGCCGGCGATTTCGCTCGGCCTGTGGCAGAACTTCGGCGGCGTCGACTGCTTCGAGACCGGCCGCGCCGTTTTGCGCCGGGCGTTCGATCGGGGCGTCACCCATTTCGACCTCGCCAACAACTACGGCCCGCCCTACGGCTCGGCGGAGGAGAATTTCGGCCGCATCCTGAAGGCGGACTTCGCCGCGCACCGGGACGAACTGGTGATCTCCACCAAGGCCGGGTGGGACATGTGGCCGGGGCCATATGGCGGCATCGGCGGCAGCCGGAAATATCTCATCGCCAGCCTCGACCAGAGCCTGAAGCGCATGGGGCTCGATTACGTCGATATTTTCTATTCCCACCGGGTGGACCCGAAAACCCCGCTCGAGGAAACCATGGGCGCGCTCGCCCACATCCACCGGCAGGGCAAGGCGCTCTATGTGGGCATTTCCTCCTACTCGCCCGAGCTGACGCGGCAGGCCCACGCCATTTTGAAAGCGGAAGGCGTGCCGCTCCTCATCCATCAGCCGTCCTATTCCATGCTCAACCGCTGGATCGAAGGCGGCCTGCTCGACACGCTCGGCGACCTTGGCGTCGGCTGCATCGCCTTCTCGCCGCTGGCGCAGGGCATGCTGACGAACAAATATCTGAACGGCGTGCCGGAGGATGCGCGCGTGACCAAGGGCCGCTCCCTGCGCGAGGGGATGCTGTCTTCGGAAAATATCGAGCGCATCCGCCAGCTGGACGCCATCGCCCGCGCGCGCGGCCAGACGCTCGCCCAGATGGCCATTGCCTGGGTGCTGCGCGAGCCGCGCGTCACCTCCGCGCTCATCGGCGCGCGCACCGTCGCGCAGCTCGATGACTCGCTCGACGCGCTGAAGAACCTCGCCTTCACCGAGGAGGAGCTGCGCCGCATCGACGCCTACGCCATCGACGGCGGCATCGACCTGTGGGAAGTCTCCGCCCGCCTGACTCTGGCGGACATGGTGTAG